The following coding sequences are from one Quercus lobata isolate SW786 unplaced genomic scaffold, ValleyOak3.0 Primary Assembly Scq3eQI_60, whole genome shotgun sequence window:
- the LOC115973411 gene encoding phylloplanin-like gives MALKLVLFVTVMVAALALPIAKGTSVVVEVQPSFVPCSLGANVTATPPFPNAQVQLRCGAGNVVASTTTNASGVFSFSLDSTRLSLLPTVPLNLCNLVVTTALSTCNSTLPPVGVLESRIQFIRSSVLGLRIVLTFGPVGFRYSSST, from the exons ATGGCCTTGAAATTAGTTCTCTTTGTTACCGTAATGGTTGCTGCATTGGCACTTCCAATAGCTAAAGGCACTAGTGTTGTGGTTGAGGTCCAGCCGTCTTTTGTGCCTTGCAGTTTAGGTGCGAATGTTACTGCCACCCCACCTTTCCCAA ATGCTCAAGTACAACTGCGGTGTGGAGCTGGAAATGTGGTTGCTAGTACAACAACCAATGCCAGTGGagtattttcattttccttggATTCTACACGACTTTCTCTCTTACCAACAGTACCCTTGAATCTTTGCAATCTAGTGGTTACAACAGCCCTCTCCACCTGCAACTCCACGCTTCCTCCTGTGGGAGTCTTGGAATCACGCATACAGTTCATTAGAAGCAGTGTTTTAGGGCTTCGTATTGTTCTCACCTTTGGGCCAGTTGGGTTCCGTTACAGTTCCTCAACTTGA